In Lolium rigidum isolate FL_2022 chromosome 3, APGP_CSIRO_Lrig_0.1, whole genome shotgun sequence, the genomic window GCACGGGTGAGACTCCGGTATGCGCAGAGAGCTCACCGATGTCGTACGGCACTTGAACACCTCAGGTGGAATCCTTCGTGGGCGTGAATCTCGCCGCTGCAGCACGGTCTCCTCGCCATATGAACAAGGgagaaaataatttaaaaaaaGAATCCTGAAAATGAGGCAATCGGGAGCATTTACATCATTCACAGTGCAGAATCTCCTGAAAGGATATGTATTCATTGGCAATCCGGAGCATTTACACCATTCACAGTGCAAGTGACAACACTTTTGAGGCAAACATGTGTAGAGGGGAAGCAAATgaggatgatcatgaaacttccaaGTATTGGAGGCAAACACAGGAAAACCACGGTGAACTTCatacacaaaaacaaccaatacATAAGCATGTCACATACACACCACAAAATCTAATCGAAGTATTGAAGGTCGGCGCGGCAGGGCGCGCATGGACCATCTAGTACTCAATCACATGTGGCAGCACAGTAGCAAAAGGCGAAGGGATAGTCCGATTTAATAATCTAAGAAACGAAAGCATGTTTGACTATTATCTCAATCTTCATCAGCATCAAGAATTCCAATGACGCGGGCAATGTGTATCTTCTTTATGATATACTCCTCATAGGACTTCGGCTTTTGAATCTGAAAAAGGAAATGAATTCACTAGGTAAACTATCCTTTTCAAAAGCACGCCTAAAGCAGACTCGTAAAATTATCACAGTACCCGCTTATTAACTGCATCTGCAATCAACTCCTTAGCTTTATCCTCTTTAACCTGAAGGTAAGCAGACGAGATAACAACCACATATAAGAACATATTCAAGATGGATTCCAATTGTATATCACATGGAAAAGACAGTACTTACTTCTGGGGTAATGGTTGCTGTGCATGTAAGAAACTGAAGGGAAATGAAATTGAAGAGATAAGCAAATATCCACAAAGGAATATATTAAGTACCAACATCAAATTATCTATAAACCAAATAAGCCCACCTCATCTTCCACCATCATCATGGCTTCCTCATGCTCCAGTGCAGCTTTCATCATATGTTGGCGTAACGGAAACATGTTGAGATTATAAACCTCCCCCAGAGCCTTCTCGAAACTCTGAACATTATTCAAGGGAAAAGCCATGCATTTCTAAGCATATATAAAGTGCATGTAAAAAGGAACCACCATAAAAAAAGTTGCTTTTGCAGAAGACTGGCGTATATTGCAGAGTACTAACCATTCCCTGAGTGACCCGCCGCCAAATCTCAAAATAGACACCATCATACTCCTTAAACCAAAAAGTATCATAAGACATGCTCTCTTTACACTCCTGAATCGAAAGAACGCCACCGTTAAGACACTATATAGTAACCATCATAAGCTACATTAAATTAATGTATGTGAGGGATCCTACATAGTAACCAGTGAAAGCTAAACACGAAGTGATCTTGTGAAAGCTAGTAGCAGCAATCTTAATTGCCTGTAAAGTTCCCCGGGATGATATCTTACCCCACTGAACAACAACAAAGTTATGAGAACACCACAAAAGATATAGAGATAACAAAGTCATTCCAAGATTATTGTGTGACACATACTTACCTTGACAGATGACCGGTCCATATCTACATAAGGTTCCATCCACTGTTTCCGGAGAAATGAAGTTTTTAGTCCAAAGAGATTTCAAAGCATTGTAAAAAGTAAAAATATTTTCATAATATGATCTATGGTGCATACCTTGAGTTGCTTGGATAATTCCTGACAGTACTCCACATACTCTTTTTCCAGCTCATAGCTATGAAGGTATGTGTGGTACTCACTCCACTTGCTGTACCCCTGCATTCAAGGATAGGGAGAAAACTCATTGCTTAGATATCTTTATGTCAGAGTACATAACGTAAGCAACTACATTTTAACTGAAGATATGAAGCTGCAAACAACAATTCTATTTTAACCAGAATAGATGAAGAACTAAAGTAGTGGCTACTATTTATCAGAAAAAACAATTCATTTGATTACAAGAAGGTCATTACAGGCAGTCAAAGAGTCTACCGGTAAACTATTATCCTAAAAAAGGAATGTAGTGAGCAGAGCACCAAGCAACAGGTGAAAAGACCGTTTTGATACTGGCACAAtatttgagttagcaataagttacacCTTCCAGTATGTCAAAATATTATGAACCGATCTGTTTACTAAAGCTCACTAGTCGTAGAATGAACTCAGTATCTCAGTGTAATTGGTGAAAATCTGGTCTTCATACACTTTTCTGCATTTTTTTTTAAAAGAGGCCACCCTAATTTTGGGGAATATAATTTGATTGTAGCAGCCATACAGCTGATGTAATAGGTACAGTTGTGCACAATTGTAAATTGAAGGACTACTCATCCATAAGAAGCCCATGACTAACATGATTTTTAGGAACTAGGCGTTGGTAGTCATCCAGGAAAGAACATGCCAAGTAATCAGGGTGAAAGCACCAATCAAATCTCCCGTCTTGCTCAAAACGCCAGAAGAACCTCTCTTTCTTAAGAAACTCGTTGTTACAGTCATCCTCAGATATATCAAGAATCCTCTTCAGTTTATCGTCACGCAGCTCTTCCTTGGATGCTTGTTTTAACTGGAGAGAATTAATGAGATGGCAAATATGATGATAAAATTAGACGCAAACTGGAGCCGGTAAGATAATTCAGCACATGTAGCACAGAACAAGTGAATTGTGGAGTGAACCTTGTGTTTGTAATATCTGAGGCGACAGAGTGCGTGGCGATCGTACAGCTTAACAAGTTCCTCGCCTTTCAGCCGGACTTTAAGGTCGATCCAAGGAGGTTGACAGGCCAGCCGGTCGAAGTAATGGAGGAACTCCTGCTCGCTGAATGCCTCTCCGATGCCCAACGCGTTAAGCTCTTGGATCAGAAGCTCTGCTTCTTGTACGTCTATGCGTGGTTCCGTAGCATGTAGTACAGCCTCGTCGGAATTGGATTCTTCAGGGTCTAGTGGGGAAGTACCGGCGTCGTCTTTTGCACGGTGCTCGCGCGGCATCTCTTCACCCGAGCACGAGCCCGAGCCCGTGGCCGCCGCCCCTTTCCCCGATTCGGCGGCGATATCTCTGGAAACCCTGACCTATAATCAGTAATCAGAAAACATGGTGGTGAGAACGTATACCTGGCTGTGCAGGCGTCCGACAGATCGCTCGATTAGTAGGAAGACGACTCAGACGAGGTGCCGAGGTGGACACGGAGGAACGGGGCAATTTGATTCTAATCCTAATCCGTTTGATATTCCTCTGAACCTGCTTACAGAGTTTCTTTTTTGTCGATCCAATTGATGGTCAAAGCTTTTCTTAAACCTAATGCACCATGACAGAGGGAGTAATATTATTGGGGTGCGCAAGTGATCATAAATATTGCTCGAGCAATGGCACAGTGGAGTGGACTAGGTACTAGACTTACCATGAGCAATTTGAATCTGACAAGAATTGATCAGTAGGTTCTTTAGTCCCCGTCTTAATTTGCTCGTCACCGAGCCGATACGATGAAtcacaaaaaattaaaaaacatatgtTGGGACAAAACTACTTCAAACATTGGAAGTTTCAAACTGCACATTGGCTAACAGCTGCTGGGCAAGTAAGCAGCAAGCTGCCTTGCGATGGTCTCACTTTCTGCAAATTCCAACGTGGCAAAAGCGTTACCCCCTTGTCAGCTTATGATTTGAGTTCCTGCAATTCCCCAAGATATTTTTCTATTACATGCTTGTGCGTTCAGTCAGAGGTGTGAAGAAGTTCAAGTGTTCACTTTTCTGAATCAATTTCTATGCTTATGTTGTCCGCTTGAATGTTTCTTTGGAACAGTTATCTATTCAGCTGCGTACACCCGATCATGCCAGTCCTTTGGCATCAAAAGCTTAGTTCTCTTTCTCCCAAGGAAATACAAATCGTAATTTACTAATTGACGAACTATAGACTAGCAAGAAAATCTCTGCCCATGAGAAAAATATATGTTAACCAGTACCATATTTGCTCCTAACCTGCATAATTAATCTAGAGCAGTCTATTGTAGGTCACTACCATTTCTGGATATACAATCACACGCAGGCAGCACAGTAGCAAAAGGCTGAGGGATGGTCCAATTTTATAATATGGTAAACACTTGTTTGacaattatctcattcttcaggatcTTCATCTGGAGGAAGGATTCCAATAATACGAGCAATTTCTATCTTCTTTTTGATATACTGCTCATAGGACTTTGGCTTATTGACCTGAAAACAGAAATGGGTTTAACTAGGCAGATTGTCTTTCAAAGGCACACATGTAGACGTGATttcatctactccctccgatccatagcaAGTGTCGgggctttagttcaaatttgggCTAAATTGAACTAAAgccccgacacttattatggatcggagggagtatcatagTTTACATACCAGCGTTTGAACAGCCTCTGCAATTAACCTCCGAGCTTTCTCCTCTGTATCCTGGAGCCAAGCAGACCGGATATCACATAAGAGAACATATTCCAAACACTTGCATATCACATACAAAATACAGGTACTTACACCCGATGCAATGTCTTTCGTGCAGGTCTGGTACTGAAGGAAGTAAGATTAAAAGAGATAAGCATATGCACAAAGGAACATCAGGTTACAACTGCAGATTATCTATTAACCAAAACAACCCACCTCCGTTTCCATCCACATCATGGTATAGTCACACTCCAGTGCACCTTCCATTCTATATTGGCGTAACGGAAACCTGTTCAGCTTACAAACCTCCTCTAGAGCGTCCTTGAAGCTGATCTGAACAGTATTCAAGCCAAAAGTCATGCGCTGGTAAGCATAGTGTTTGTAAAAACAATGAATCACCAATGAATAGTTGCTTAGTTAAACAGAACACTGGTGTACAGTGCACATGACTAACCGATTTTTTAGTGACCCGCTGCCAAATCTCAAAATAGAGATCATCGTACTCCTTAAACCAAGTAGCATCATAGCCCATGCTCCGTCGACACTCCTGAACAAAAGATTTCAACTGTTAGATACTGTACTGCATCATAGCCATTGTAAGCTACATTAAATTAATGTATGGAACGAAACCTACATTGTAGCCACTGTAAGCTAAAGACAGATCGATCTCGTGAAAATCAGTAGCAGCGATCCTGATTGCTTGATAAGCTGCCCGGGTAGTTATGTAATCCCACTGAGCAACAATAAAGTTATGCGGGCGTTACAAGATATAGAGATAACATTGTCATTACATGATTTTCGTATTGCCATACTTACCTTCCGAGATGGACAAGTACAAACATAATCTTCCATCCACTGTTGCCAGAGCAAAAGTTTGTTAGTCCAAAGAAATTCAAAGAATTGAACAAAGAAAATAAGATTTCATAAATATGATTTGTGACCTTTAGTTTCTTGGATAACTCTTCACAATACTTGACATACTCCTTTTCAGTCTTATAGCTACGAAGGTACTTGTGGTATTCACTCCACCTGCCGTACTCAGTACCACCCTACATACAAAAGGATAGGGCGAGATAACCAATTGCTTAGAAAACTTTAGAATGATCGAGTACAAAACGCAAATAACCATAATTTAATTAAAGATCTTAATCGGCAAAAATTGATTTTATTTTAAAGCAGATACAGTAAAGAACTGAACAACAAGGTGAAAGAAAAATTCGTTGGCTGGCACTGGACAGTTTCTAAATTGATATACACAATCCAGTACATAATACTGTGACTGCTTCCTTTAAGACAAATATTACGAAAAAAACACTAAATATAGCATGACTGCACACGTCCGTGTAATTTATCAATCTGGAGCCTGATATACTTCTTTAAGTTTTATAAAGCACGACAACTTAGAGCTTATTTAGCACATATCATGATTTACATTGATCATCGCTCATCAGATCATGGAGACTTCTCGAAACGAAGAAGAGATTGGACCGTTTCGTCCTGTCGCTCCCGCGAGCgcagggcgaaaccctagcctTCCCCAACTCCAGCCCCTCCTCCCCccgcccctccctcgccgccgccagagggcgtcgccgggcaaagccccggggcgccggcggcggcggggcttctCTCTCCCCTgcgtggctgtggtggcgcgggccGGTGCGGTCGGCGGGGGCGCCGTGCTTCTCGTCTGGCGCGGCGGCACGGTGGCCTGACCACGGCGCAGTGAAGGCGCTTCTCCGGCGGGGTGGCGGCGCAGCTTCTGGCGTCTGGCCGGCTGGCGCGGCCCTGCGACGGCGCGCCGTGgccatgggtggcggcggcgggcccggATCCGGGCCGGCGGGCCTAGGTCCGGGCCTCATCGTGGCTGCCTCGGGTGGGTGGCCTCGATGCGTCGGGTCGGCGAGCAGCGAGGGCGCTGGTTCGTCTCCCCGATGTCCTGCGGCGGGCATCGTGGTGGGTGCCTCGGTCCGGCGTCCTCGACTCCTCGGGatgtgaggcggcggcgggcggcgtccGCGGCGTGGAGCTACGGTTCACGTCGGTTCCGAGGTAGTAGCTGCTGTCCCGGGCTCCTGCTCATCCTCCCCCACCTCCCGGACGAAAGTCCAAAATCTTgttgattgggcggcggcgacgcggctgcTGCGCCgtgaccttcttggaggcgccgccCGGGGAGGTTTCGGTAGGTTGGCGGAGCCGAAGGTtgcagctttgggcaatgtcggtCCTTGAGCAGCTGCGGTGATCTCTAGCCCGTATGCGTGCGTCGACGACGGTCCGCCCCGTCCTCTCGTGAGTGCTCCCGGCGGATTTCTCGTCGTTGGTGGATGTCCAAGTGCTCGGCGAGTGCGGCCGGTATGGTGTGATCCTTGTCAAGGTAGTCTCTCCAGGGTGGCGTCGGGTCCGGAGCCCAACACCTCTGCGGCTCTCGGGTGAGCCTCTCTCATGTCCGATGGTTCGACGCCTTCGAACCGGGCGAGAGGGCAGGGCCCTCTTCGGCATGAGAACAGGTTGGTGCTTCGGTGCTCGGAGTTCCGGCTGTTCTCCTCGGAATCAAGACTACAATTCTGCTCCGGGCAGTGCCTCGCCGTGCCTCCGGTCGGTGTCCTTGGTGTCGAACAGCGGCGGTCCGCACTCCTGCAAGCTTATCCTCGCTCGTAGTGCAGTGTTGTAATTCGTTCTGTATGTACCCGTGTATCTGTCCTGccgtggtgtgcgtgtgtggtgtggtgtcctgttgtaactcctggccggttgatggctttgttaattcaaagctgggctttcgagccttctgtttaaaaagaTCATGGAGACTTCAATGTGATTGTAACAGCCAGACAGTTGACTACAATTGACCAATAATTATAAATTGAAGGACTACTGATGCATCACAAGTCAGAACATAACTCACATagtttcgaaggacaagtcgttgATAATCAGTCAAGGAAGAACAGAATTCATAATCAGGGTGGATAAACCAATCAAGTGTCATGTCTTTCTCAAAACACCTGAAGAATCCCTCCTCCTCAAGAAATTTCTGATCACAATCATCCTCAGGTTTATCCAGAAGGCTTCTCAAGTtatcatcaagcatattttccttgGACGTTTGATGTCGAAACTGTAGATAATGAGATAACCCTTACATCAAATAAAATGTGCAACAGGAGGTTAAACAATGCAGCACATGTAGCATGGAACAAGTAAATGCTAGAAACTGAAACACATGTCATGTGAAGACAGATAGTTATTATATACTCCATATACAGATAAGAGTTGTGGACTGAACCTGGTATTTTAAATATCTGAGGCGATACAGTGCATGGAGAAGCTCTTGCTTATCCATGGCAGCATCTTCCAGCATGTCACCAAGATAAATCTTAGGAGGACCGCGAGGAAGCCGTTTATAGTAACCAAGGAACTCCTCACTGCTGATCTGCTCTCCTATGCAGGAAGCATTCATCTCTTCGATCAATCGCTTCACTTGTTCGCGTGCATCTtcttcattgacatgcacaatcTCGTTGGAATCGGATTCTTCGATGCCCTTGCCTGCATCAACCTCCGCTGTGAGGTGTTGGTGCAGCATATCTCCACCCAAGCCTGTGTCAGGCTCCAGCATTGAGCTCTGCTTCTGAAGCACCCCTCCGCTCAAGCCTGTACCAGCCTCGCCTTCACGATCCTGCGCAGTGGTGTTCCCGTGAAGAGCACCCAAGGCGGCAGATCCTCCGCTTGAAGCCGCACCCTTCTTCTCCATCCTACACTCGAGCCCGTGACCGCCGCCCCTTCCGGCGATGCGTTGTCGGCGGCCCTCCGGTCGAGGCCGCAGCAGTGTTCAGTATCTCCCCAGATCCCAGTCGAGCCCGCCACCCACTTTCCGACATGCACCGCCGGCACCCCTCCGCTCGAGGCCGCCGCCGTAGCTTTCTTGTGCACTATCTCCCCACTCGACCCCCTTTCGACGATGCGCCGGCGGCATCCCTCGAACCCTCAACCTAATCAGCCAGGGGCCATGGCAGAGCCGTCCAAATTAATCACGCCCAAATTCCAAACAGTACACATATTACTCCTTCCTTCGCAATTACCTCGAGTTACGGGTTTATAGTTAAAGGTTGACCAAATATTCATGAAAAAATTATAACCATCTAAAACATAAAATCTATTGTGTTAAAAtcgtaaaaaaaaattaaaattatatgCGTTATAATTTGAGTGttaatttttttttagatttttggtAAACTTTACAAAAATTTAAGTAAACCTAGAATGTGATATAGTTATGAATGGAAGGTAGAAACACCATCTTTCGCCCCAAGGAAGATAGAAACACCATATAGTGCTCTTTacgaaaattcaattcggcttccATGTGTATTTGCTCCCTCCACAAatcaaacatattttgaagtgttggatttttttgataaaaaacAGATgcatgtgttcgtcaagtttcgtgaaaatgatattttttatgtTCTATGTTAAGAAGAGAATTTTATCTTGCGAAAAGCTTTAGTTTTAGCACCGATTTTTCTTTTACACACCACAGACAACAAGTCGATtttgagagtggattttgtagttACATGGGTGAGGATCTTTTCGTCACCGTCCGTTGTGCTTTGAGAGTCAGATaaaaggaggagagagaaatGAATATTTTTATCTACCATGATGAGCATGAATCTCGAAAAGTAAATGAGCGGTGACGAAAACACGCACACCCACGcgtaagtacaaaagtatttctatagatttttcatgaaacaactttactggtgggtagcacgtgaagatgtccgtgcaatttttttatttaattttttgacatttcaaaatttatttaatatgtattttaaaataaagggagcatatgctcaaaAAAATGTTATAGCTACTTCTATGACTACCGAGAAAACTCTAAAATAATTAGATTTATTTCATTAGTTGTACATATATACTTATACATGAGTGTACAATTGCCCATCTTTCTTTTAATTGCACATGAATTGCAAATTAATTGAGTAGCGTGGCTAAAATTTAAGCTACTTCTAGGTTGACCAAGAACTTGCCACATAGTAATGATATAATTAAATAACTCGGATAGAAAAAACTGAAGTACAAAACCATTTTAAAATAGCTACATAGCTACTATTCAATTTGTTTCTTGAGGTAGGAAAACATCAGTTTAAAAATTGTATTACAAACATCTATAATCATCAGACTTGTCTAGAAGGTGCAATCTAGTAATCAAATTAAGAAACAACTCTGTTTAAACCCTCGAGTTTGTTAAAATTGTTTTATATGGCCCTTCATACATTTCTAGTACATAGAACCATGATATGTTGACCCAGGGGCGGCACTGGGGCGAACCCTAACCATTGCCTCCAGCCAAATCTTCGATGGCCTCACCTTTTTTTCATCATCTTAAAAACATAAACTATTTTATTGCTCTATATTTTAGTTTTAGTGTTCTATTTTTAGTACCGTACTTTACATCATCTATTAGAGATGCTCCAATCGTGTTTTTTTCTGAGAAGTTGTTGTAATCACATTCAACGTAGGAAAGACAAACCAAGATAAAGATGACGTGAGAACCAACTTGTGGTTGGGTAGTTAGGAGGGTAGTGGTCCCTCCAGCCCACCAATGTTCAAACCTcaggtttgacactttggtgtctcataagagCGAAATATTatttagtgggaggcgacgttttcCGTCTACAGCgagacgcctgtggtgacttcatcaatctcaagacccgttgGATGGTGTTTCATGGACTCAGTCTCTCAGAGATGCTCATAGGGTAGGATGCACGTGCATGTGTTTGTAGGGGTGAGGGTATGTGTGTATTTGGAGCGTTCAGGTATATACTGTGTTTCCATGCGAAAATGTGTGGCAAACTCATGTCGATTATGATAAGATGGTGATGGAAAATTGGCACAAAGGGGCTGgccaatgatacgtccaaaacgtatctactttcccgaacacttttgctattgttttgcctctaatttgtgtattttggatgcaactaacatggactaacgctgttttcagcagaattgctctggtgtctcgtttttgtgcagaaatccaactttcaggaaaatcctcggaatttatgccaaaggtcttatttttccagaagaattacggagccagaagggcaagccaggtggaggcccgaggcccccacacgctaggccggcgcggcccaggaggggggcgcgccgccctgttgtgtggccgcctcggctggcccccgacgccctcctctggactacttaacgccttcgacctaaaaacgcacgggggttagacgaaatcgccagaagacatccagtacgccgccaccatcgcgaaactccgtctcgggaccagaaactccgttctggcactccgccgggacggggaattggaggagatcatcgccatcatcaccaccgacgcctctccatcgaccagtcatgtttcccccatccatgtgtgagtaattcccccgctgtaggctgaagggggatggtagggattggatgagattggtcatgtaatagcataagattgttagggcatagtgcctagtgtccgtaattggtacttttatgatattgttgcaacttgttatgcttaatgcttgtcactagggcccgagtgccatgatctcagatctgaacatgttattgtttcatgatgatatgcattgttttatgatcttacctgcaagttgtatacacatgttgccgtccggaacccgaggccccaaagtgacagaaattgggacaaccgaaggggaaggcggtgatatgaggatcacatgtgttcacggagtgttaatgctttgcttctgtgctctattaaaaggagtaccttaatttccagtagattccctaaaggcccggctaccaccgagtcggtaggacaaaagatgttgtgcaagtttctcattgcgagcacgtacgactaaatatggaacacatgcctattgattgattagtacttggataccgttttattattatctgcaaatgccctgctttaattgttacatgagtttctctcatccatgcaacgcccgttcatccatccctgtgcctatagtattttaatcctgctgtttactataatcactactgatgtctttgttac contains:
- the LOC124694712 gene encoding uncharacterized protein LOC124694712 yields the protein MPREHRAKDDAGTSPLDPEESNSDEAVLHATEPRIDVQEAELLIQELNALGIGEAFSEQEFLHYFDRLACQPPWIDLKVRLKGEELVKLYDRHALCRLRYYKHKLKQASKEELRDDKLKRILDISEDDCNNEFLKKERFFWRFEQDGRFDWCFHPDYLACSFLDDYQRLVPKNHGYSKWSEYHTYLHSYELEKEYVEYCQELSKQLKWMEPYVDMDRSSVKWGKISSRGTLQAIKIAATSFHKITSCLAFTGYYECKESMSYDTFWFKEYDGVYFEIWRRVTQGMSFEKALGEVYNLNMFPLRQHMMKAALEHEEAMMMVEDEFLTCTATITPEVKEDKAKELIADAVNKRIQKPKSYEEYIIKKIHIARVIGILDADED
- the LOC124695747 gene encoding uncharacterized protein LOC124695747 produces the protein MNASCIGEQISSEEFLGYYKRLPRGPPKIYLGDMLEDAAMDKQELLHALYRLRYLKYQFRHQTSKENMLDDNLRSLLDKPEDDCDQKFLEEEGFFRCFEKDMTLDWFIHPDYEFCSSLTDYQRLVLRNYGGTEYGRWSEYHKYLRSYKTEKEYVKYCEELSKKLKWMEDYVCTCPSRKWDYITTRAAYQAIRIAATDFHEIDLSLAYSGYNECRRSMGYDATWFKEYDDLYFEIWQRVTKKSISFKDALEEVCKLNRFPLRQYRMEGALECDYTMMWMETEYQTCTKDIASGDTEEKARRLIAEAVQTLVNKPKSYEQYIKKKIEIARIIGILPPDEDPEE